A stretch of the Gracilinanus agilis isolate LMUSP501 chromosome 4, AgileGrace, whole genome shotgun sequence genome encodes the following:
- the LOC123247198 gene encoding lys-63-specific deubiquitinase BRCC36 gives MAVVAVHLDSDAFLVCLNHALSTEKEEVMGLCIGEVDTSKIVHIHSVIILRRSDKRKDRVEISPEQLSAASTEAERLAELTGRPVRVVGWYHSHPHITVWPSHVDVRTQAMYQMMDQGFVGLIFSCFIEDKNTKTGRLLYTCFQSVQAQKSTDYERIEIPIHVVPHDTIGKVCLESAIELPKILCQEEQDAYRRIHSLPHLDSVTMIHNGSVFTKNLCSQMSAISGPLLQWLEDRLEQNQQRVRELQREKELLLQELAALD, from the coding sequence ATGGCTGTCGTGGCGGTGCACCTGGATTCGGATGCGTTCCTGGTGTGCCTCAACCATGCCCTGAGCACAGAGAAGGAGGAGGTGATGGGGCTGTGCATCGGCGAGGTGGACACCAGCAAGATCGTGCACATCCACTCGGTGATCATCCTGCGGCGCTCAGACAAGCGCAAGGACCGCGTGGAGATCTCCCCAGAGCAGCTGTCCGCTGCGTCCACAGAGGCCGAGCGGCTGGCTGAGCTCACTGGCCGGCCCGTGCGGGTGGTAGGCTGGTACCACTCGCACCCGCACATCACCGTGTGGCCGTCGCATGTGGACGTGCGCACACAGGCCATGTACCAGATGATGGACCAGGGCTTTGTGGGCCTCATCTTCTCGTGCTTCATCGAGGACAAGAACACCAAGACTGGCAGGCTACTGTATACGTGCTTCCAGTCGGTGCAGGCGCAGAAGAGCACCGACTATGAGCGCATCGAGATCCCCATCCATGTAGTGCCACACGACACCATCGGCAAGGTTTGCCTCGAGTCGGCCATTGAGCTGCCCAAGATCCTGTGCCAGGAGGAGCAGGATGCCTACCGCCGCATCCACAGCCTCCCGCACCTTGACTCGGTCACCATGATCCACAACGGCTCCGTCTTCACCAAGAACCTGTGCAGCCAGATGTCGGCCATCAGCGGGCCGCTGCTGCAATGGCTCGAGGACCGACTGGAGCAGAACCAGCAGCGGGTGCGTGAGCTGCAGCGGGAGAAAGAGCTGCTGCTGCAGGAGCTGGCAGCCCTAGACTGA